The genomic window TGTAATCCGGACGGCAGTGAACAGGCCGGTTGCCGCCGGCAGGTGCCGACTCCCTGGCGCTCTCTGGTGCAGGTGCTGCATCTTAATCAGGTGTTTACCGGTCATTCCCGGTTCCAGGGACTTTCTTGCAATACAACCCCGCTGCCGGACCATCCGGTTGAAGTGGAAGCCATTTCCGGGGCCTTTATGCTGGTCACTCAGGCGGCATTGCAGGATGTCGGTCTTCTGGATGAACAGTATTTCATGCATTGCGAAGATCTGGACTGGTGCATGCGGTTCCGCCAGAACGGCTGGCGGATTTTGTTTGTGCCGGATGCCTCAGCCATCCATCATCAGGGATATTGCAGCATTTCACAGCCTATTGCCGTGGAACGTTATAAGCACAAAGGGATGTTGCGGTTTTACAAAAAATTTTTCCGGCACCAGTATCCGGGGGTGTTAATGTGGCTGGTACAGGGCAGTGTCTGGACCCGCTTTGGCCTGTTGGCACTGTATCATTGGGTCGGCAGCAAAAAGGAACGGTCACGCCATGCATAAGCCGCATATCGGTGTTCTAGGCGCCTCAGGCCTGGTGGGATCGTTTCTCATCCCTTTACTGGCCGGGACGGACCAAAGGATCACGGTATTTTCCCGGCGGAGAATCCATTGGGATATCGATCTCATTTCCTGGCAACCACTGTCTGCCCCTGCCAGGGAAACCATCACCCACTGGATCAGCTTGTTTCCCATCTGGGTGCTGCCTGAATACGGCGACTGGCTGACAGACTGTGGGGCAAAGCGGCTGGTGGCACTTTCTTCCACCAGCTGCCTTGTCAAAGACCGTTCCAAAGACCCCTATGAACGTGAAGTGGCTCGAAAACTGGCGGATGGAGAGTCGTTTCTGCGTACCTGGGGAGCGGCCAGGGGCGTGGACTGGATCATTTTGCGGCCCACGCTGATCTATGGCGACGGCAATGATAAAAACATTTCAGAAATTGCCGCCATCGTGAACCGGCTGGGATTTTTTCCGCTCCTGGGAAAAGCCCGGGGAAAGCGGCAGCCCGTGCATGCCCAGGATGTGGCTGCGGCCTGTGCGGCCGCCCTGGATGCCACGCATGTGGTGAACCGGGCCTATAATCTGACCGGGGGAGAAACCCTGACCTATCGGGAAATGGTGGTCCGGGTGTTTGACAACCTGGGCCGCAAGCCGATGCTGCCGTCTTTTCCCGAATGGATTTTTGCGCTGGCATTGAGCGGATTGCGGGTGATTCCACGGTACCGCCACTGGACCATGGCCATGGTTCAACGAATGAACCGGGATCTGGTGTTTGATTCTTCCGAAGCAGTGCATGATTTTGGTTATGCACCCCGAGAAAAATTTCTAATCAAGAGATACAGGAAATGATAGTGATCCTATTGTCGGGTTTTTTACTGGGCGCTGCCGGGTCCTGGCTGATAAAGCAATATGGAGAAAAGTTGGGTGTGGTTGATATCCCCACCGGCCGGAGTTCACATTCCCAAGCCATCCCCAAAGGGGCAGGATTCGGTATCCTGGCGGCCCTGCTGCTTTCCAGTCTGATACTGAAGATTCCCTGGTTTGTGTGGCTTCCTTCGGCAGTGATATCTCTGGTCAGTTTCTGGGGAGCGGATAAACATATTCTGCCGGTTTCTATAAGGCTTTTGGTACATTTCGGGTGCGCTTTGTTTTTTTTGGCCTTTTTTCTGGTTTCAAAACAAGCGGGGATAGGCACCTATGTTATCTGGCTTCCGGCTGTGGTGTTTATTGCGGGAACGGCCAATTTTTTCAATTTCATGGACGGTATTGACGGCATTGCAGGTGTTACCGGGTTTCTGGCTTTTTTTCTGATGGCTTTTTATGCCCGGACTTCGGGCCTGGATCCGGCATACGCCTCATTGAGTCTGGTGATGGCTTTTTCATGCCTGGGGTTTTTGTGTTTTAATCTTCCCAAAGCCCGGGTGTTTTTAGGGGATGTGGGCAGCATCCTTTTGGGCTTTTTGTTTGCCTGCCTGGTGATTGTATGGTCTGAAAATGTCATGGATTTTCTGGTCATGGCCGGATTTCTGGCTCCGTTTTATATGGATGAGCTGTTCACCATGGTGGTGAGAATTCGGCACAAAGATTCTTTGATAGCGCCCCATCGCAAGCATATCTACCAGGTACTGGCCAATGAGGCGGGCATGAATCATTTTATAATCTCCCTGGGATATGGCCTGATGCAGCTGGCCATCGGGATTTCAGCCATATCAGTTCAGTCAAAAGGGGTGGTTTTTCTTTTAGGAACCTATTTGTTTTATGGATTGATTTTTGGGGTATTTTCATTTTTTGTCCGCAGGAAATTTTGTGCCAATGAAAACTAAAGTGACCAGAAACCTGCTTTTAATCCTGCTCCTGGATGCCCTGCTTTTGTTGGGATCGTTTTATCTGTCTCATTTGATCCGGTTTGATTTTAATCCGCCGGACTGGGCCATGATGCGTTTTCGGCAGTTTCTGCCTGTGGTGGTGGTTCTCAAGCTGGTTTGTTTTTATTGGCTGGGGCTGTATAAAGGGATGTGGCGGTATACCGGCATGGCCGATTTGATCAATGTTATCAAGGCCGCCACGGTCGCCTCTTTAGGCCTGATCGTGTTTGTGCTTTACAAGACACGGTTTGACATGGTGTCCCGGTCTGTTTTTGTCATTGACTGGGGCCTGACCCTCATGTTGATCATCGGGGTAAGGGTCTTTATCCGGTTGTGTTTTGAAAATTTCACCCGGGAGTTCCGGATTTCGGATTTGCGGCAAATCGTTTCATCGATATTTGGGAAAAAAAATAAAAAAGGCCGGGCCATGCTGATCATCGGGGCCGGGGACTGCGGGGAGAAAATCTGCCGCCAGTTCCGGGAAAACCCGTCGGTCCAGTCCCATGTGGCCGGATTTCTGGATGATGACAAATCCAAGACCGGCCGGCGAATACACGGGGTGCCGGTCTTAGGAACCATTGATGACATTGAAACCATTGCTCCGGGAATGGGAATCGAGGATGTGATCATCGCCATTCCTTCAGCTGGCTCCGGGCGCATGAGACAGATTGTGGATCTGTGCAAAAAGGCGGATGTGAATTTCAAGATCATTCCGGACATGGGGGAATTGATCGACGGCAGAATCGATATCAGTGCCATCCGGAATGTGGAGTACCGGGACCTTTTAGGACGGGAGCCCGTGCAGCTGGACAAGGAAAAGATCGGAAAATATCTGAATCAGCGAACCGTGCTGGTGACCGGGGCAGGGGGCTCCATCGGCACCGGGCTTTGCCGTCAGATCTGCCGGTTCTCACCCAAAAAGATCATCCTGTTGGAAAGAGCGGAAAGCCCGCTGTATGAAATCGACCTGGAGTTGAAAAAGAATTTTACCCGGGTCGAGGTGGTGCCGATGCTGGCGGATATTCAGGATAAAATGGAACTGGCCGGTATTTTCTCCCGGTTTCAGCCGGAGATCGTGTTTCATGCGGCTGCGTACAAACATGTGCCCATGCTGGAAAACCACCCCTGGAAAGCCGTGGAAAACAATATTTTCGGCACACGGAACCTGGTGGCAGCGGCCCGGGACTCCGGGTGCAAGCGGTTTGTGTTCGTGTCAACGGACAAGGCCGTGAACCCGACCAATGTCATGGGGACCAGCAAACGGATCTGTGAACTGCTGGTTCAAAAGGAAAATGTTCTGGCGGATGCCGGGACCCGTTTTATGACAGTGCGGTTCGGTAACGTGATCGGCAGTGTGGGCAGTGTGATTCCGCTGTTTAAAAAACAGATTCAGGAAGGCGGGCCCGTGACCGTCACCCATCCGGACATGATCCGGTATTTCATGTTGATTCCTGAAGCCTGCCAGCTGATTCTCCAGGCCGGGGCCATGGGAAAAGGCGGAGAGATTTTTATTCTGGAAATGGGCGAGCCCGTGAAGATCGATCAGATGGCCCGGGACCTGATCCGGTTTTCAGGATTTGAACCGGAAGCGGATATCAAAATTGTCTACACCGGGCTGCGGCCGGGGGAAAAATTATATGAAGAACTGATGACGGATTTGGAAGGAGTGATTCCCACAAATCATCAAAAAATCCGGGTCTTAAACAGCCACACCGGTGATGTCAGCCTTCTGAATTCCCGGTTGCAGGAATTGAAGATAGCGGCTGAGAACAGAGATCCGGACCAGATCAGAAAAGTGCTGCACCAGATTGTACCGGAATACCATGAAACGACTGTTTGATTTTTCAGTTTCCCTGGTGCTGATGGCAGCCCTGCTGCCGGTGTTTGCGATTACAGCGTTGCTGGTAAGGTTGAACCTGGGAACCCCGGTTTTATTTAAACAGATTCGGCCGGGATTAAACGGCCGACCGTTTGAAATATACAAGTTCCGGTCCCTGACCCATGAGACGGATGCGACCGGCCGGCTTTTGCCGGACCCTGAACGGTTTACCCGGTTCAGTGCTTTGCTTCGCAGTTCGAGCCTGGATGAACTGCCGGAACTGATCAATGTGTTGAAAGGGGACATGAG from Desulfotignum phosphitoxidans DSM 13687 includes these protein-coding regions:
- a CDS encoding glycosyltransferase family 2 protein, coding for MNKLDPASCSVLIVNFNGGEMVVGCVKAALTSLTRVEVLMWDNASSDGSPDLLAEIFAGESRFSLFRSQQNIGFAAGVNRLISHASGKTVLLLNPDCLLSPDTIARVWDVLEKNPEAGMAGCLICNPDGSEQAGCRRQVPTPWRSLVQVLHLNQVFTGHSRFQGLSCNTTPLPDHPVEVEAISGAFMLVTQAALQDVGLLDEQYFMHCEDLDWCMRFRQNGWRILFVPDASAIHHQGYCSISQPIAVERYKHKGMLRFYKKFFRHQYPGVLMWLVQGSVWTRFGLLALYHWVGSKKERSRHA
- a CDS encoding NAD-dependent epimerase/dehydratase family protein produces the protein MHKPHIGVLGASGLVGSFLIPLLAGTDQRITVFSRRRIHWDIDLISWQPLSAPARETITHWISLFPIWVLPEYGDWLTDCGAKRLVALSSTSCLVKDRSKDPYEREVARKLADGESFLRTWGAARGVDWIILRPTLIYGDGNDKNISEIAAIVNRLGFFPLLGKARGKRQPVHAQDVAAACAAALDATHVVNRAYNLTGGETLTYREMVVRVFDNLGRKPMLPSFPEWIFALALSGLRVIPRYRHWTMAMVQRMNRDLVFDSSEAVHDFGYAPREKFLIKRYRK
- a CDS encoding MraY family glycosyltransferase, which encodes MIVILLSGFLLGAAGSWLIKQYGEKLGVVDIPTGRSSHSQAIPKGAGFGILAALLLSSLILKIPWFVWLPSAVISLVSFWGADKHILPVSIRLLVHFGCALFFLAFFLVSKQAGIGTYVIWLPAVVFIAGTANFFNFMDGIDGIAGVTGFLAFFLMAFYARTSGLDPAYASLSLVMAFSCLGFLCFNLPKARVFLGDVGSILLGFLFACLVIVWSENVMDFLVMAGFLAPFYMDELFTMVVRIRHKDSLIAPHRKHIYQVLANEAGMNHFIISLGYGLMQLAIGISAISVQSKGVVFLLGTYLFYGLIFGVFSFFVRRKFCANEN
- a CDS encoding polysaccharide biosynthesis protein encodes the protein MKTKVTRNLLLILLLDALLLLGSFYLSHLIRFDFNPPDWAMMRFRQFLPVVVVLKLVCFYWLGLYKGMWRYTGMADLINVIKAATVASLGLIVFVLYKTRFDMVSRSVFVIDWGLTLMLIIGVRVFIRLCFENFTREFRISDLRQIVSSIFGKKNKKGRAMLIIGAGDCGEKICRQFRENPSVQSHVAGFLDDDKSKTGRRIHGVPVLGTIDDIETIAPGMGIEDVIIAIPSAGSGRMRQIVDLCKKADVNFKIIPDMGELIDGRIDISAIRNVEYRDLLGREPVQLDKEKIGKYLNQRTVLVTGAGGSIGTGLCRQICRFSPKKIILLERAESPLYEIDLELKKNFTRVEVVPMLADIQDKMELAGIFSRFQPEIVFHAAAYKHVPMLENHPWKAVENNIFGTRNLVAAARDSGCKRFVFVSTDKAVNPTNVMGTSKRICELLVQKENVLADAGTRFMTVRFGNVIGSVGSVIPLFKKQIQEGGPVTVTHPDMIRYFMLIPEACQLILQAGAMGKGGEIFILEMGEPVKIDQMARDLIRFSGFEPEADIKIVYTGLRPGEKLYEELMTDLEGVIPTNHQKIRVLNSHTGDVSLLNSRLQELKIAAENRDPDQIRKVLHQIVPEYHETTV
- a CDS encoding sugar transferase, translated to MKRLFDFSVSLVLMAALLPVFAITALLVRLNLGTPVLFKQIRPGLNGRPFEIYKFRSLTHETDATGRLLPDPERFTRFSALLRSSSLDELPELINVLKGDMSLVGPRPLLMQYLDRYDREQARRHDVRPGITGWAQVNGRNAISWEEKFKLDVWYVDHHTFLLDIKILFLTLVQVFKRHGIQETGHVTAREFLGNKK